The following proteins come from a genomic window of Terribacillus aidingensis:
- the hslU gene encoding HslU--HslV peptidase ATPase subunit has product MEANLTPKQIVAQLDRYIIGQQNAKRSVAVALRNRYRRMQLDSELRDEITPKNILMIGPTGVGKTEIARRLAKLVGAPFIKVEATKFTEVGYVGRDVESMVRDLAEASVRLVRENKMEAVQDKAGEQAKKRLVKLLVPETKKQANNFKNPFEMLFNQQQSEEQEEKPSDEIESKRARTERMLEMGELEDTMVTIEIEEQQSSMFDMLQGSGMEQMGMNMQDALGQFMPKKKKKRRLPVSEARPLLVQQEAQKLIDMDEVSQEAVQLVEQAGIIFIDEIDKVAAKGDQGANVSREGVQRDILPIVEGSTVTTKYGPVKTDHILFVAAGAFHMAKPSDLIPELQGRFPIRVELEKLSVEDFKKILIEPSNALLKQYKALLETEGINVEFTDEAVTRLAEVAFEVNQETDNIGARRLHTILEKLLEDLSFEAADITMGTIQITPSYVDDKLASIAKNKDLSQYIL; this is encoded by the coding sequence CGCATGCAGCTCGATAGCGAATTGCGCGATGAGATAACACCGAAGAATATTCTGATGATCGGGCCGACAGGTGTTGGTAAAACAGAAATCGCCAGAAGGCTGGCGAAGCTGGTTGGGGCACCCTTTATTAAAGTGGAAGCTACAAAGTTCACAGAAGTCGGTTATGTCGGCCGTGATGTAGAATCGATGGTGCGGGATTTGGCTGAAGCATCCGTACGGCTTGTTCGGGAAAACAAGATGGAAGCTGTGCAGGATAAAGCAGGGGAACAAGCTAAGAAGCGCCTCGTCAAGCTGCTTGTACCTGAAACGAAAAAGCAGGCGAACAATTTCAAGAATCCATTCGAGATGCTCTTTAATCAGCAGCAGAGTGAAGAGCAAGAAGAAAAACCTTCTGATGAAATCGAATCCAAACGAGCTCGTACCGAGCGGATGCTCGAAATGGGCGAGCTGGAAGACACGATGGTGACAATAGAGATTGAGGAGCAGCAATCCTCGATGTTTGATATGCTCCAAGGTTCCGGTATGGAGCAAATGGGAATGAATATGCAGGACGCTCTAGGACAATTCATGCCGAAGAAGAAGAAAAAGCGTCGTTTGCCTGTATCTGAAGCACGGCCGCTTCTTGTACAGCAGGAAGCGCAAAAGCTGATCGATATGGACGAAGTATCACAGGAGGCAGTACAGCTTGTAGAACAAGCTGGCATCATCTTCATCGATGAGATTGATAAAGTCGCTGCCAAAGGCGACCAAGGTGCTAATGTATCCAGAGAAGGTGTCCAGCGAGACATTCTTCCAATCGTAGAAGGTTCTACTGTGACTACAAAGTACGGCCCTGTTAAGACAGATCATATTCTATTCGTCGCAGCAGGCGCCTTTCATATGGCAAAGCCTTCAGATCTTATTCCGGAGCTGCAGGGACGTTTCCCGATCCGTGTTGAATTGGAGAAACTATCTGTCGAGGATTTCAAGAAGATCCTTATCGAGCCTTCAAACGCTTTGCTGAAGCAATATAAGGCATTATTGGAAACAGAAGGTATAAATGTGGAGTTTACGGACGAAGCTGTTACCAGACTAGCGGAAGTGGCTTTTGAAGTGAACCAGGAAACTGATAATATCGGTGCTCGCCGTCTGCATACAATCTTGGAGAAGCTGCTGGAAGACTTGAGTTTCGAAGCGGCTGATATTACCATGGGGACAATCCAGATCACCCCGAGCTATGTAGATGACAAACTAGCATCAATTGCAAAAAACAAAGATCTGAGTCAGTATATTTTATAA
- the codY gene encoding GTP-sensing pleiotropic transcriptional regulator CodY: MKLLDKARDINFMLQKTAGKAVNFNNMSETLQQVIESNIFIVSRRGKLLGVSINQAIENDRMKQMLEERQFPKEYTEGLFQVQQTTANIGIDSPYTAFPVENKDLFQGGLTTIVPIIGGGERLGTLILSRLAENFSDDDLLLAEYGATVVGMEILHQKTAEIETEARSKAVVQMAISSLSYSELEAIEHIFEELDGSEGLLVASKVADRVGITRSVIVNALRKLESAGVIESRSLGMKGTYIKVLNNKFLVELQKHTS; the protein is encoded by the coding sequence ATGAAATTATTAGATAAAGCAAGAGATATAAACTTTATGCTGCAAAAGACAGCAGGAAAGGCTGTCAACTTCAACAATATGTCAGAGACGTTGCAACAGGTTATAGAGAGTAATATCTTCATCGTAAGCCGCCGTGGTAAATTGCTCGGCGTTTCGATTAACCAGGCAATCGAGAATGACAGAATGAAGCAAATGCTCGAAGAAAGACAATTTCCTAAAGAATATACAGAAGGACTATTCCAGGTTCAGCAAACAACTGCTAACATCGGTATCGACAGCCCTTACACAGCATTCCCTGTCGAGAACAAAGATCTTTTCCAGGGTGGCTTGACTACAATTGTACCGATTATTGGTGGTGGTGAACGCCTTGGTACATTGATTCTTAGCCGTCTTGCAGAAAACTTCAGTGATGATGATTTGCTGCTTGCTGAATACGGTGCTACAGTTGTCGGAATGGAGATCCTTCATCAGAAAACAGCAGAAATCGAAACAGAAGCACGCAGCAAAGCCGTTGTACAAATGGCGATCAGCTCCCTATCTTATAGTGAATTGGAAGCAATCGAGCATATCTTTGAGGAATTGGACGGCAGCGAAGGTTTGCTAGTAGCTAGTAAAGTAGCAGATCGTGTCGGCATTACACGTTCCGTTATCGTTAATGCATTACGTAAGCTGGAAAGTGCAGGAGTTATCGAGTCCCGTTCTCTAGGAATGAAAGGAACTTATATTAAAGTCCTTAATAATAAATTCCTAGTTGAATTACAAAAACATACAAGCTAA
- the flgB gene encoding flagellar basal body rod protein FlgB: MDLYGKTIQSLDRSLDYANLKNQTIANNIANADTPGYKTETVSFKDTLQETMGAGFTAKRTNPKHLVFGSTESASEFQVTKQEDTSYTNSGNNVDIDKEMSELADNQLYYQALVDRMSGKFNSLSKVITGGN; this comes from the coding sequence ATGGACCTATATGGCAAAACGATTCAATCGTTGGATCGATCATTAGATTATGCCAATCTTAAAAATCAGACCATTGCTAATAATATAGCTAATGCAGATACACCTGGCTATAAGACAGAAACAGTTTCATTTAAAGATACATTGCAGGAAACGATGGGCGCAGGATTTACCGCAAAGCGTACGAATCCGAAACATTTGGTATTCGGCAGTACAGAGTCAGCATCCGAATTCCAGGTAACCAAGCAGGAGGATACCTCCTATACCAACAGTGGGAACAACGTAGATATCGATAAGGAAATGTCCGAATTAGCGGATAATCAGCTATACTATCAGGCGCTTGTTGACCGGATGAGCGGAAAATTCAACAGCCTATCAAAAGTAATTACAGGAGGTAATTAA
- the flgC gene encoding flagellar basal body rod protein FlgC, which produces MTIFSSLNTSASALTAQRLRMDVVSSNIANAETTRATIDENGNYVPYRRKMVSLETQNTNSFSSFLERAQGNSTSSNGVRVSEITEDETEFQMVYNPTSPDANDEGYVAMPNVDPLKEMTDLMSATRSYEANVTAMNATKGMLQKALEIGK; this is translated from the coding sequence TTGACGATTTTTTCTTCCTTAAATACTAGTGCAAGTGCGCTGACGGCGCAGCGTTTGCGGATGGATGTTGTATCATCCAATATTGCGAATGCAGAGACGACACGAGCAACCATTGACGAAAACGGGAACTATGTTCCGTACAGACGTAAGATGGTTTCCCTGGAGACTCAGAATACAAACAGTTTCTCTTCATTCCTTGAACGAGCACAAGGCAATTCAACTAGTTCTAACGGTGTAAGAGTTTCTGAAATCACTGAGGATGAAACGGAATTTCAGATGGTTTACAACCCAACTTCACCTGATGCAAACGATGAGGGGTATGTAGCAATGCCAAATGTTGACCCTTTGAAGGAAATGACAGATCTGATGAGTGCTACACGATCATATGAAGCTAACGTCACAGCCATGAATGCAACCAAGGGAATGCTTCAGAAAGCTTTGGAAATCGGAAAATAA
- the fliE gene encoding flagellar hook-basal body complex protein FliE — translation MAVEGISGLAGTSGLTNIKQATPAQAQSSFTESLKSAIDSLNETQQASDKMTQDLAAGKIDNLHDVMIASQKASVALDAAVQVQKKAIDAYTEMMRMSM, via the coding sequence ATGGCAGTTGAAGGAATCAGCGGATTGGCCGGCACGAGTGGTCTGACTAACATAAAGCAGGCAACGCCAGCTCAGGCACAATCAAGCTTTACGGAAAGCTTAAAATCTGCAATCGATAGCTTGAATGAAACACAGCAAGCATCGGATAAGATGACTCAAGATCTTGCTGCAGGAAAGATTGATAACCTGCATGATGTTATGATTGCGTCTCAAAAAGCAAGTGTAGCACTGGATGCAGCTGTACAAGTACAGAAGAAAGCAATCGATGCTTATACAGAAATGATGCGCATGTCTATGTAG
- the fliF gene encoding flagellar basal-body MS-ring/collar protein FliF, which translates to MNQRIASYKEKITSFWQTRPGWQKALLICTPIVLILIIGITSFFANKETMVPLYKDLSAQEAGKIKEELDAQGVTYELEGNGSTILVPDTQAEGLLVDLAAEGLPETGSIDYSFFSNNASWGMTDNEFDVIKLDALQTELSTLLTNIDGIKSAEVLINKPTDPVFVTDEQEQASASIVLNTETGYDFQPEQVEAMYRLVSKTVPNLPEENIVITNQDFEYINMDTANAGGDAYTNQMGIKQEVEQGIQQRVQQMLAAMVGAENVRVSVTTDIDFDQETRTEELVEPVDEENNEGLPVSVETITETYEGEPTEEGGVAGTGEEEVPNVAAEDETTGDGAYNNVKESVNYEFNKIKKEITESPYSIRDIGIQVAVDSNKNTEAQNGEAQQLTQQEQTQVEESITSILNSIVSTSVDAEVAQTVNPENSVSVVFQPFAASQGSQADDTAGSGIPVWAYIAGGVLLAAVAVLVFMLIRSRRNQEEEEDLLEEEVRATPVVVEEIDDTQETESTLKQKQLEKLAQESPEDFAKLLRSWMAED; encoded by the coding sequence ATGAATCAGCGAATTGCAAGTTACAAAGAAAAGATAACTAGTTTTTGGCAGACAAGACCTGGATGGCAAAAAGCACTATTAATATGTACCCCGATTGTTCTTATTCTAATCATCGGAATCACATCTTTTTTTGCGAATAAAGAGACGATGGTTCCATTGTATAAAGATCTTTCTGCCCAAGAAGCTGGGAAGATAAAAGAAGAATTGGATGCACAGGGCGTAACGTATGAGCTTGAAGGAAATGGATCGACCATACTTGTACCAGATACACAGGCTGAAGGACTGCTTGTAGATTTAGCAGCAGAGGGTCTGCCGGAAACAGGCAGTATTGATTACTCCTTCTTCAGCAACAACGCTTCATGGGGTATGACGGATAACGAATTCGATGTTATTAAATTGGATGCCTTGCAGACAGAACTGTCTACGCTTTTGACCAATATAGACGGAATCAAGAGTGCTGAAGTACTGATAAATAAACCTACTGATCCCGTATTCGTAACAGACGAGCAAGAACAAGCCTCTGCATCGATCGTGTTGAATACAGAAACAGGGTATGACTTTCAGCCCGAACAGGTAGAAGCAATGTATCGATTGGTTTCGAAGACCGTGCCAAATCTACCTGAAGAAAATATTGTCATTACTAACCAGGATTTTGAGTACATCAACATGGATACAGCAAATGCTGGCGGAGATGCTTATACAAACCAGATGGGCATTAAGCAAGAAGTTGAACAAGGAATACAGCAGCGCGTGCAGCAAATGCTGGCTGCCATGGTTGGTGCGGAGAATGTTCGTGTGTCGGTAACAACGGATATCGACTTTGATCAGGAAACACGTACGGAAGAACTTGTTGAGCCAGTGGACGAAGAAAATAACGAAGGTCTGCCGGTAAGTGTGGAGACTATCACAGAAACATATGAAGGCGAACCAACGGAAGAGGGCGGGGTTGCAGGAACTGGTGAAGAAGAGGTTCCAAATGTAGCAGCCGAGGACGAAACTACCGGAGACGGCGCTTATAACAATGTGAAAGAATCTGTGAACTATGAATTTAACAAGATAAAGAAAGAAATTACCGAGAGTCCTTACAGCATCCGTGATATAGGCATTCAAGTTGCTGTTGACAGCAACAAGAACACTGAAGCCCAGAACGGAGAGGCTCAACAGCTTACACAGCAAGAACAAACACAAGTAGAAGAAAGCATTACCTCGATTCTGAATTCGATCGTGTCGACTTCTGTAGATGCAGAAGTAGCTCAGACCGTAAATCCTGAAAACAGTGTTTCAGTAGTCTTTCAGCCATTTGCTGCAAGTCAGGGCTCACAAGCAGATGATACAGCAGGTTCAGGAATTCCAGTATGGGCATATATTGCTGGCGGCGTTCTCTTGGCTGCTGTAGCAGTACTCGTATTCATGCTCATCCGCTCCAGAAGGAATCAAGAAGAGGAAGAAGATTTGCTGGAGGAAGAAGTGAGAGCAACACCTGTTGTTGTCGAAGAAATAGATGATACGCAAGAAACGGAATCCACACTGAAACAAAAACAACTGGAAAAATTAGCACAAGAGTCACCAGAGGACTTCGCAAAATTATTACGAAGCTGGATGGCTGAAGATTAA